TGCTGCTGTCGAGGCGATAGGGCAAGGAATAAACCTGTGCTTCATCCATCAGAATGGAGTATTCCACCTCACTCGATACTACCCGCGCATTATTCCCCACTGCCGTATAAGGCCCAATAAATCCATCCTCGATAAGGGCCCCAGCCCCAATATAGGCCGGGCCGCGCACGGTGCTGCGCACAATCTTGGCACCCGGCTCCACCACCACTTCCCCTATTATCTCGGCCTCGAGCAGCTCACCCTCCACCCGCCGAAGTATCTGGGACAGGGCCAGTCGATTGGCGTCCAGCAGATCCTCAGGTTTCCCGGTGTCCTTCCACCAGCCCCGCACCTGGTGGGCCACCACCCGCTGACCACGTTCCACCAGCCCCTGGATGGCCTCGGTAATCTCGTACTCGCCGCGCCCGCTGGGCTTTAGGCGCTCGATGATAGGGTGAATGGCCGGGCTGAAGAGGTAGACCCCCACCAGGGCCAGGTTGGAAGGGGGGTCTTGGGGCTTCTCCACCAGCCGCACCACCCGGCCCGCCCCATCCAGCACCACCACCCCAAAGGCCCGGGGGTCTTCGACCGGGCAAAGCAGCACAATGGCTTCCGGGCGGGCCTGACGGTACTCGGCCACCAGGTGCCGGATGCCGCCCGAAAGCAGGTTGTCGCCCAGGTAGAGCACGAAGGGGTGCTCCCCCAGAAAGGGGCGGGCGGTCTTGACCGCGTGGGCGATGCCGAGGGGGGCTTCCTGTACGATAAAGGTAAAGCGCACCCCCCAGCAAGAGCCATCCCCAAGCGCCAAGCGCACCTCCTCACCGGTCTCGGGGCTAAGGATGACCCCAATATCCTGGATGCCTGCAGCGAGCAAATCCTCGACTGCGTAGAACAGGTTGGGCTTTCCGGCAATGGGTATGAGCTGCTTGGCCCGGGTGTGGGTGAGGGGGCGCAGGCGGGTGCCTTTGCCCCCGGAGAGGACCAGCCCTTTGAGTTCCATAGCCGTGTCTAGTGTACGATGGGTCGGGCAACCAACAGCAGTATCTGTATAATCTCAAGCTCGCAAGACCCCGGCCCAAAGCCTTGGTTTGTTCGGCTAGGCATGGGTAGCTAAGGGAGCATTGAACCTTGACATTTTTCTGACAGGCCGTATGATTCCGACGAGGAGGCTCCAATATGGCTATGTGGAAGCGGAATGTCCGCTGGTGGGTTCTTGCGGCTCTACTCCTGACGATGAGTACGGGATTGGCCCAACAGCGGGTGGTCAACGTAATTTGTAGCGTTACCCAAAACTGGTGCGAGGCCCTGGGCCCGGCCTTCAAGCAGGCCAGCGGCATTGATGTGCGCATCGTCAGCGTTTCCACCAACGAAGCTCTGGCCCGCCTGCGGGCCGAGCAGGCCAACCCCACCTTCGATGTCTGGTTCGGCGGCACCGGCGACCCCCACTACGAAGCCTTCAAGGATGCGATTACCGAGTGGTACCGCGTTAAGGCCTACAACGACCTGTCGCCCACCATGAAGGCGGCCATCGGCACCACTTACATCCCGCTCTACCAGGGGATTCTGGGCTTTGGCATCAACCCCAAGGTGCTGCAAGACCGGGGCGCGCCCATCCCCCGCTGCTGGAAAGACCTGGCCAACCCGGCCTACCGCGGCCTGATCCAGGTTTCCAATCCCAACACCTCGGGTACGGCCTATACCCAGATCGCCACCCTGGTACAGATTTTTGGTGAGGAGGAAGCCTTCAACCTTATGAAGGCCTACCACCGCAACGTGGCCGAATACACCCGCTCAGGCGTAGCCCCCCGCATTGCCCTGGGACGGGGCGAGATTGGCATCGGGATTCAGTTTATGCACGACCTGGTGGAGTTCAAGAAGCAGGGCTTCCCCATCGAGATTGTGGCCCCCTGCGAAGGCACCGGCTACGAGATTGGCGGCCTGAGCCTGGTACGCGGGGCCAAGAACAAAGCCAACGGACAGGCCTTTATGGACTGGGCGGTTTCCCCAGAAGGACAGCAGGTAGGCTTCCGCGCGGGTATTTTTTCGCTGCCCTCCAACACCAAAACCCCGCTGATCGAGGGCATCCCCAATCCCAAAGACTTCAAGCTGATCAACTACGACGCCAAGAAGTTCGGCGACCCCGATCTGCGCCAGCGCCTCATTGCCCGTTGGACGCGCGAGGTCTTCCCGCTGCCTCGGCGGTGAGCGGCTCGAGGGCACCAACATCAAGCTTCGATGATGGAGAAAAAGAGCTCGAGCCTTCCCAAAGGGGGCTCGAGTTCTTGATGTAAGGAGCCTGGATGGCGCTTATCGGAACAACCGGCCGCGGCCATGCCAGTGGACGCTCACCGGCCTGGATAGCCGGCTTGGTCGCCCTGGTGAGCCTGTTGGTGCTGCCGTGGGGGCGCACCGACCGCAGCCTGATGGAGTTCGGCCAAAACTTGCTGGTTATAAACCAGGCCCCCGCCTTGGGAGGGCTGCTGCTGGCTATTGCTTTTGTCTTGACCGCGCTGAGCCTGCTCCATCTGCCGCTGGTGCAGCGCGGCTATGCCCTGGTGGGGCTGGGGGGTGCGGGGTTCCTGGCCGGGGTGGGCTGGCTGGTCGCCACTTCGGTGCCGTTTGGAGTAGGCGCTTTACTTGCGCTGGCGGCGCTGGTGGTGATGGTGGGGATCGGGCTGAGCGAGTCGGGCATCATTCAAAATGACCCCTTCGTAACCAGCAGCATCCTGCTGTGTTCGCTGTTTGTGCTGCTGTTCATCGCCTACCCGCTCTTTACCGTGTTGCGCGAATCGGTGCTGGTCAAGGGGGTCTTCACCCTGAACAAGATTCAGAGCGTCCTGACCTCGCCTCTCTTCATCAGTATCGAAAACCCCTATACCGACCACTCCGAACAACGGCTGGTGAACCTGACCACCTTGGCATTGGGCCTCCTGGGGGCCGGGCTGGCGGCTCGCGGAGACTTTCGCGGGCCTCGAGTCCTGATCGGGCTGGGGGTGGGTTTGGTGCTGGGCTGGATTGCGGGAGCGGGAATTTTCGGCGGCGGGGCCTTCCCCACCAGCCTCTACCTGGCGCTGATCGTGGCCCCCATCACCACCGCCCTGGGGCTGGTCTTTGCGCTCTTAGAACAGCGCTCGAGGGCGGCCTGGGTGCGTCGCAGTCTGGCCGTGGTGAGCATGCTGCCCCTCATTACCCCACCTTTTGTATTTGCTTTTGCCCTCATCTACTGGCTGGGCCGCAGCGGCATCATCACCAGTGACCTGCTGGGCCTGAAGACCAGCTTCCTGTTTGGTATCAACGGGGTGGCCATCGCTCAGATATTTGCCTTCACGCCGGTGGCCTTTCTGATTCTGCGTGGCTCGGTGCAAGGGCTCAACGCGGCCCTCGAGGAGGCCTCGGCCACCCTGCGAGCCCACCCCTGGCATACTTTCCGCAACGTCACCTGGCCGCTGTTGCGTCCCGGCCTGGCCGCAGCTTTTTTGCTCACCATCATCGAGTCGCTGGCCGACTTCGGCAACCCCATGCTGCTGGGCGGCGACCGCAACTTCCTAGCAACCGAGGTCTTCCTGGCCCTGACCGGACGCTACGACCCCAACGAGGCCGCCGTCTATGGCACGGTGCTGCTATGCTTGGTGCTGGCCATTTTTGGTCTGCAGCGGCTGTGGTTGGGCAACACCTCGTTCGTCACGGTCACCGGCAAACCGGGGGCGGGTAACTTCTCGCCCTTGCCAGTCTGGCTCGAGCGCACCCTGCAAACCATCCTGGGCCTGTGGGGGCTGGCGGTGGTGCTGTTGTACTTCTCGATTTTCTTTGGCTCTTTTGTGCAGATCTGGGGCATCAACAATAGCTTTACCTTCAAGCACTACGTAGACCTGACCAACCTGGGCCTGCCGGTACTGCTCAAGACCGCCCAACTAGCCTTTATCAGTGCCATCATCGCTACCTTGGTGGGTTTCTTGATTGCCTACCTGGTCTCGAGGCAGCAGTTCTGGGGTCGGGGGCTGTTGGAGGTGGGTTCGATGCTCTCCTTTGCCACCCCCGGCACGGTGATGGGGGTGGCTTACATCCTGGCCTTTAACACCGGCCCCTGGCTACTCACCGGCACCGGCATCATCATCGTGCTGGCGCTGGTCTTTCGCAACATGCCGGCGGCGGTGCGGGGGGTCATCTCGGGTCTTTCGCAGATTGACAAGAGCCTCGAGGAAGCCTCCACCCTGCTGCGAGCTCCCTCCAGCACCACCCTGCGCCGGGTGCTGATACCCCTGCTCATCCCGCAGCTTCTGGCCGGAATGGTTTTTGCTTTTGTACGCGGCATGACCGCCATCAGCCAGATTATTTTCCTGATTAGCCCCGGAAATGCCCTTGCCACCGTGCTGATGCTGCGCTGGATCGAGCAGGGTGACCTGGGACGGGGTGCGGCCATGGCTACGGTGATGATTTTTGGGCTGCTCACGGTCATCCTAATTCTGTTCGCTGTCTCGCGGCGGCTGGGGCGCGGTGCCTCGCTGGAAACCGCAGTGTGAGGTAACCATGCAACAAGCGGTATCGGTCAAGCTCGAGGGCATCGTCAAGAAATTTGGCAAGGTTACGGCGGTCGAGAAGGTGGATCTGGAGTTACCGGCAGGGAAGCTTATCACCCTGCTGGGCCCTTCGGGCTGCGGCAAAACCACCATCCTGCGCATGGTGGCGGGCCTCGAGCGCCCCACCGAAGGGCGGATTCTCTTTGGCGGGGAAGACGTAACCCGGCTACCGGCTTATCTGCGCGACATCACCATGATGTTCCAAAGCTACGCCCTGTTCCCTCACATGAACGTGTACCAGAACATCGCCTACGGCCTTCAGGTGACCCGCCGCCCCCAGCAGGAAATCCGTGAGCGGGTTGCCGAGGTAGTACGGCAGGTGGGCCTGACGGGCCTCGAGGAGCGCCCGGTGGCGGCTCTCTCGGGGGGGCAGCAGCAGCGCGTGGCCCTGGCCCGCTCGCTGGTGATGCAGCCCCGGGTGCTGCTCTTCGACGAACCGCTTTCCAACCTCGATGCCAAGCTGCGCAAACGGGTGCGCGAGGAAATCCGCGACCTGCAACAACAGCTAGGCATCACCTCGCTCTACGTGACCCACGACCAAGAAGAGGCCATGGCCATCTCCGACCTGGTAGTACTCATGAACAAGGGGGTGATCGAGCAGCAAGGCGACCCCCGCACCCTCTATACCAAACCCAAGAGCCGTTTCGCCGCCGACTTCATCGGGCGGGCCAACTTCCTCGAGGGGAAGTACCAGGGGGGCTATGTGGAGGTGGCCGGCTACCGCCAGTCTTACCAACAAGAGGGTATCTCGGGCAAGGTAACCGTGATGGTGCGCCCCGAAGCCCTACGGGTTTACCGCGAAGGTGAGGGCCTCGAGGGCACCATGCACCAGGTCTCCTTTCTGGGCTCCTCTACCGAGTTTAGCGTGGATACCCCGGTAGGGCGGCTCGAGGGGGTGGTCGCCGGCGACGCCCCAGAACTTCCGGGCCGCGGCGAAAGGGTCAAGGTTCAGTTCGCGCCCCAGGGGATGTTCCTGCTGCCCGCCTGAGAGCGGCTTAAACGCATACCCGGCAACAGCAGCCTTTGCTGTGCCAGGCATTCGCAACAAGCACGAAGGCCATGAATCTGGCCGTAAGTAGGTAAAAGAACAACCCGCGCCCACGCCCGCCGGGAACTCCGGTGACATTAGCTTTGACCCTTTGGCAACCTAGAGCGCTCTTCGCAAATATTGAGCCATCGGGGACTAAGTGGTCTGGTAACAAAATACGCAGTATGGGGTTTAGCCTTCAGAACGCGCCGTGTCTCGTAAACCTGGGCCTTCGGTGCCTTGCCTGTACGGTCATGCAAAAAGCACCCCACCCCGCTTCGCCCCTTCCCTCCCCTACTGCGTAGGGGAGGCCAGGTGGGGTGGCTGACCTGGCCCTTCACCCAGCGGATTGGGGGCCTTGCCTGATACCCTCCCCCACCCTCCCTACGCGGTAGGGAGGGCGTTTTTAGGCCATCTCGGGGGCCGAAGTGGGATGGAATCTCTACATCGATGTATTCGGTGTGCGGTACATAACTTCGGAAATTTAGTTACCAGACCACTAAGAATCTTTTGTCCTGGACAGAACAGTGGCTGCCGGGATGGGCGGCCACGTCTGTGAAGAGCGGCAAGCTGTCGGGGCAACCAAAGTGGAACGGAATTGACCCCACGGGATGCCGATCTGACGCAACACCCCGTGGGGAGATTAGGTTTGGAGCTAGTTTTTCTCGGCAGCGCCTATATCGCAGCTACCGTTCTGTGGGCGGCTTACCCCGCGGGCATCGGCGGCCACCGCATTGCCGTTCAAGTCCACGCAGTTCGCGGCGGGAATCTTGTCCAGTACCGGGCTACCCGGGTTCGGCAGGTGGGTCTGTACCGGGCCGCCGTTGTTCGCCAAGGCGCCCAGGCTGGGGTCTTGGTTGAGGATGTCGGTGCTGTCGCGGGTGAAGGAGCAGTCCGCGTTGCTCTTGATGAGGTTGTACCCGCTGCTTGTAAGGCTCCCCTCGCACTCCGGCCCGGTGCCGCCGGTAGCGGTGTTGCCGGCCAGGATGACCCCTTTGAGCTTGACGGTTCCATCCGCCCTCAGGCCGCCTCCCCGAGGCGCGGTGTTGCCGGTGATGGTCGAGAAAGCCACGTTCAGGGTGCCACTGTTATAAATCCCCCCACCGCCGTAAGAATCCGTTGTGCTGTTCCCGCTCACCGTCACGTTGGTGAGGGTGGCGGTGCCGGAGTTGTGGATACCGCCGCCTTGGTTCCCACTTACGGTCGTGTTGGTGAGAATAGCGGTGCCTGTGTTGTCAACACCCATCCCTATGTTTCCGCTCACAGTTACATTGAAAAGGGTGAGGGTAGCGCCGCCAAAGGAAAAGTCAAAGCTATAAATGCCCGTACCTCCGTTGCCGCTTACGGTCACGTTGGTGAGGGTGGCGGTGCTGCCCCAGTTTTCAACACCTGCACCTCCATTCCAGCTAACAATTGCGTTGGTGAGGGTGAGGATAGCGCCGCCCCAACCACCACTGCGAACGCCCACACCCCCGTTCTCGCTTACGATCACGTTGGTGAGAGTTAGTCTAGATACAGTTGCATTGTAAATTCCAACATCTCTATTCCTGTAGACAATCACGTTTGTAAGGGTAGTGCTGCCTCCATTATCAAGGCCACTTCCATTGTTTCGTAAGACCATATTCCTTAGGGTAAGAGTTCCGCGATAGTTTGATACAGCCGTGTTGCTGTTTTGGCCAGTTAGATTTTCCAAAACAACGGTTTTGCCAGGGTATACCTCGATCAACCCCGTGAAGTTGTTGCCGTCCAGGATGGTGGTATCGCGATCCGCCCCGCGAAGGGTGATGTTGCTATTGAGATCCAGGTCGTCGCTCTGCTCGTCCACGCTGCTGGTGCGGGTGAGGGTGTAGGTGCCCGCCGGGAGGTTGATGATTACCGGCGCAGAGAGGGCGTTGGCCTCCATCACCGCTGCCCGCAAGGAGCAGTTGCCGTTTGCGTCGGCGCAGGTACCGTTGCCGGGGTCGGCGTCAATGGTGTCGGCGGTGGTGTTGACGTTGAAGACAGTAGCCTGGTTCACTACCAGGGTCAGGGTAGCGGTAGGCTGGATGCTTCCCGAGGCTGCTTTCAGGGTGAGGGTGTGCTGGCCCACGGGGGTGGCCGCGGTGGTGGCGATGGTTAGATTTTGCTGAAGGTTGCTGCTCCCCACAGTGAGGCTGGTAGGCGATACCGTTACGCCGACCGGGGGGTTCACCAGGCTCAGGGTTACCTCGCCACTGAAGCCGTTTTGGGGGGTAAGGGTCAGTTGGGTGGTTTTGCTTTCGCCCTGGGTGGCGGTCAGGCTGGTGGGGTTGAGGGAGATGGTGAAGCTCGGCCCGCTCTGAACGGTTAGGGTCAGGTTGGCTTCTTGGGTCTTGCCGCCGCCTGTGGCACGAACCTTGAGGTTGTAGGTGTTGGGGGCAACGCCCGTACCAACGCTCACCGTCAGGTCTTGGTTTACAGAGTTGCTGCCCGTAACGTTCACGCTGGCCGGAGAAAGAGTGATCCCCGAGACTGTAGCCCCGCTGCTGTTTACCAGGCTCAGGCTAACCGCGCCGGTAAAGCCGTTCTGGGGTGTTACGGTAATCAGTGTGGTGGCAGAACCACCGGGCGCCGCGGTGAGGCTGGCGCTGCTGAGGCTAATGCCAAAACCAGCCGTGGCGCCGCCGCCTGTGCCCCCGCCCGGATCCCCGCAAGCAGCTAAAAAAACCAGTAACGTACCCAATAGCGAAAGATTCCCAAACTTCATGTGATCGGCCTCCTTATGTGGCGCATGCTTTGTTTGTGTGCATTTTTCCGGTTTCGAGGGCATAGAATGGATTTTGATTTCGAATATCATCCTCCTAGAAAAGTTTCTATGGCTCGAGTCTGAGTGAGTATAGCATGAATTTTTTCTTATACTAGCGATATTCCATATGTAGGTTTATTATTTATACCTAGTATATTTTTTACTTTGGTTTTGTGAAGTACTGCTTATGTTCTGATTGTGCTGCCCTCCCTTAAGCAACGCTCAATCCCAATCCCAAGATTTCTTTAGGCTTCGCTCAAGCAGGGCCAGGGGCCGCCGCCTAGCCTGAAGACATGATGCTCCGTTTTCTAATCGCCCTGTTATGGCTCATCCCGCTGGCATCCATTTCTCTGGCCCAGTCGCGCACGGTAGAGGTGATTGTGGAGCTGGAAGGGCCTCAGCTACCCCGTGGGCAAGCCCGGGCCGAGTTGATGCGCCTGCTCAAGGCCCATCTCGGCCAGATGCAGGGCCGTCTCAAAATTAAGGCGGCCGAGGGGTTCTGGGCCAGCCAGAGTTTTCTGGTGCGCCTGCCCGAGTCGCAGGTAGGGCGGCTGTTGCAGGTACCGGGGGTGCGGCGGGTGTATGCCAACCGGGCGGTGCGCATAGCCCAGCCGGTGGCCTCGGCCCTTTCGACTCCGGTCAACAGTGGCAGCAACTGGGCTCTGGAGCGCATCGGGGCGCCGGCCCTGTGGGCCAGTGGCCTGCGCGGCCAGGGGATTCGCATTGGGCATCTGGACACCGGCGTGGACGCCGCTCACCCCGACCTGCGGGGCAAAATCGCCGCGTTTGCCGTGGTCAGCGCCGATGGCACCCCCCGCCCCAGCGAGCCCTACGACTCCTCGCTCCACGGAACCCATACCGCCGGGCTCCTGGTGGGTAACAACGTGGGGGTGGCCCCCGAGGCCCGCCTGGTTTCGGCGCTAGTGCTGCCTGATGGCTACGGCACCCTGGCGCAGGTGTTGGGTGGGCTGGACTGGGTGCTCGAGCAAAACGTGCAGGTGGTCTCGATGTCGCTGGGGCTGGAAGGCACCTGGACAGAGTTTGCTGCGGTTATTGAACGCATGAAACAACTGGGGGTGCTACCCGTGTTTGCCATCGGGAACTCCGCCAGCAGCACCGCCTCACCGGGCAACATGCCGGATGTACTGGGCATTGGGGCCACCGACCCTTCCAACCGCGTAGCAGGCTTTAGCAGCCGGGGCGAGGTACGCTGGGGGGCGCCTTACCACGTGGTGCTGAACAAACCCGACCTGGTCGCTCCGGGCGTGGAGGTACTCTCGACCATTCCCGGCGGGCGTTATATGGCCATGAGCGGCACTTCGGTGAGCACCGCCTTAGCCGCCGGCAGCGCTGCCTTACTGATGTCGGGGGGCTTCAAAGCCGAGCAAGTGCGCCAAGCTCTGCTCAGCTCGGCGCAAAACCTCGAGCTAGCCGGCAGTGGGCGGGGACTCCTTCGCCTGGGCGAAGCCCTGGCCCTACTACGCCCCAGACAACCGGACTCCGTGCAAACCGCGCAGCCCACCCCACCACCTTCCCAGACCAGCCCACCCCCTACCAGCAATCCACAACCAGGGGAGAAAACCGCCTTGCTGATCCTCGAGACCACCGGCATAGATGGAGCCAAGCAGGCCCTGGAGGGCCTGGGCTTTCGCCTCGAGGTGATGCAGATCAAACCCGAACAGCGCCCCGGCCCCGACAAGATCGATGATTTTGCCCTGGTGGTCTGGATGTTGCCCCCCAACTGGAGCGACCACTGGCCCGAGCCCCAGCGCAAAATGCTGCGGGCCTATGTGGAGCAAGGCGGACGGCTGATGCTCGTCAGCCACAACCAGGGCCAGCGCCCGGTGGCCGAGTCCAGCGCTTACGGTAAGGGCAAGGCCAGCTTCGTGAGCGGCGACCTAAGCAGCCTGAGCCCGGAGCGGCGGGCCCAGGTTTTCCAGGGCGTGATCCAGCAGTTGATGCGCTAATTATCGCGCTCTTCACAGACGTGGCCGCCCACGAAAACGAGAAAGGACAAGCAGACGTGCCTCACCTCGGTGAGGCACGCTTGTCTGCGTTGCGTCTAGGCCCAGACGCATGTTTTCGAGTTTCCAGGCGGCCACTGTTCTGTCCAGGACAAAGCTTTCTCGAAGTTGAAAGGCTCATAGTATGTGAAGAGCACTCTAGTCCGTCGCCTGGGCGTAGTCCTCCACCGGCGGGCAGGCGCACATAATATTGCGGTCGCCGTACACATTGTCTACCCGGTTCACCGGGCTCCAGTATTTGTCCAGAGCCGACTGCCCGCTAGGGAAACAGCCCTGGGCGCGGGTGTATTTGCGGTTCCACTGTTCATCGGCAATGTCCAGCACGGTGTGGGGCGCATGGCGCAGGGGGCTTTCTTCGGCCGTGAACACACCCTGCTCTACCTGGGCAATTTCTTCCCGAATGGCAATCATGGCGCTGATAAAGCGGTCAAGCTCGTGTTTGGACTCCGACTCGGTAGGCTCGACCATCAGGGTGCCGGGCACCGGGAAGCTCATGGTGGGGGCGTGGAAGCCGTAGTCAATGAGGCGCTTGGCAATATCCTCGGCAGTAACGTCGAACTTCTTGAAGGCCCGCGGGTCGAGGATGCACTCGTGCGCTACCCGGCCTTTTTCGTTTTTGTAGAGCACCGGAAAGTAGGGCTCGAGCCGGCTGGCAATGTAGTTGGCGTTCAGAATGGCCACTTCGGTGGCTCGTTTGAGGCCTTCGCTGCCCATCATCCAGATGTATGCAAAGGAGATGGGCAGAATAGAGGCCGATCCATAAGGCGCTGCCGAGACCGGCCCTACCGGTGCGGTGCCGCCGTCCAGCACCGGGTGCCCCGGCAGGAAGGGAGCCAGGTGGGCCTTGACCCCAATAGGCCCCATTCCGGGCCCGCCGCCGCCGTGGGGAATGGCAAAGGTTTTGTGCAGGTTGAGGTGCGAGACATCGGCCCCGTAGTGGCCGGGCTTGGCCAGCCCTACCTGGGCGTTGAGGTTGGCCCCGTCCAGATAAACCTGCCCCCCGTAGCGGTGCACAATCTCGCATAGCTCACGGATTTTCTCCTCGAAGACCCCGTGGGTGGAGGGGTAGGTGACCATCACCGCCGCCAGCTTGTCGGCGTGCTGCTTTGCTTTGGCCTCGAGGTCCTGTAAGTCCACGTAGCCTTGCTCGTCGCAGGCCACCACCACCACCTCCATCCCGGCCATGTGCGCCGAGGCCGGGTTGGTGCCGTGGGCCGAGGAGGGAATCAGGCAAACATTTCGGTGCCCCTCGCCCCTAGAGCGATGGTAGGCCCGGATGGCTAGCAGCCCGGCATACTCCCCCTGGGCCCCCGAGTTGGGCTGGAGCGAGATGGCATCGTAGCCGGTAATCTCGCACAGCCAGCGGCTCAGGGTCTCGAAGAGTTCCTGGTAGCCCTGGGCTTGCTCGGCGGGGGCGAAGGGGTGCAGGTTGGCAAACTCGGGCCAGCTGATGGGCATCATCTCGGCAGCGGCGTTGAGCTTCATGGTGCAGGAGCCCAGCGGAATCATGGCCCGGTCTAGCGCCAGGTCGCGGTCGGCCAGCTTGCGCATGTAGCGCATCAGCTCGGTCTCGGAGTGGTAGCGGTTGAAGACCGGATGGGTCAGGTACCGGGAGGTGCGCTGTAATGCGATAGGTAGGTGGTTTTCGGGCGCGAAGTCCTCGAACTTGAAGCCGCCTCCAAACGCCTGCCAGACGGCCTCCACAATCTCCGGGGTGGTGGTCTCGTCGAGGGCGATGCCGATGTGGGCCTCGTCTAGCCTGCGCAGATTAATGCGCCGTTTGCGGGCCTCACCCAGGATTTCCTCCACCCGGCCCTCGGCCCGGATGGTCAGGGTATCGAAGAAGTGCTCGTTCACCCGCTCGAAGCCCAGTCGCTTCAGGCCGGCGGCCAGCACACCGGTTTTGTGGTGGATATCCTGGGCAATCTCGCGCAAGCCCTCCGGCCCGTGGTAGACCGCATACATCGAAGCGATGACGGCCAGCAAGACCTGCGCGGTGCAGATATTGGAGGTCGCTTTCTCGCGGCGGATGTGCTGCTCGCGGGTCTGGAGGGTGAGACGGTAGGCCCGGTTGCCCCTCGAGTCTATCGAAACCCCCACCAGCCGCCCCGGCAAAGCCCGCTTGAGGGCGTCCTTGACCGCCATATAGCCCGCGTGGGGCCCGCCGTAGCCCATCGGCACCCCAAAGCGCTGGGCCGAGCCCACGGCCATATCGGCCCCCAGCTCGCCGGGCGGGGTGAGCAGGGTAAGGGCCAGCAGGTCGGCGGCCACCACCACCAACCCCCCCGCAGCCCGCACTTTTTCGATGTAAGGCCGCAGGTCACGGATCTGTCCCAGGGTGTCGGGGTACTGGAAAATGGCCCCAAAAAGCGTTTCGGGGTACAGGTCGGCCTCGAGGTCGCCCACCACCAGCTCCCAGCCCAAAGGCTCGGCGCGGGTTTGCAGCACGGCCAGGGTCTGGGGGTGCAGGTTCTTGTCGGCAAAAAACACCTTGCGCGGCTCTTTGCAACTGCGCTGGGCTACGGCCATAGCCTCGGCAGCTGC
This genomic stretch from Meiothermus sp. harbors:
- a CDS encoding glucose-1-phosphate thymidylyltransferase codes for the protein MELKGLVLSGGKGTRLRPLTHTRAKQLIPIAGKPNLFYAVEDLLAAGIQDIGVILSPETGEEVRLALGDGSCWGVRFTFIVQEAPLGIAHAVKTARPFLGEHPFVLYLGDNLLSGGIRHLVAEYRQARPEAIVLLCPVEDPRAFGVVVLDGAGRVVRLVEKPQDPPSNLALVGVYLFSPAIHPIIERLKPSGRGEYEITEAIQGLVERGQRVVAHQVRGWWKDTGKPEDLLDANRLALSQILRRVEGELLEAEIIGEVVVEPGAKIVRSTVRGPAYIGAGALIEDGFIGPYTAVGNNARVVSSEVEYSILMDEAQVYSLPYRLDSSILGQGVVVDGKGNARRHTLQLVLGDRSRVRL
- a CDS encoding ABC transporter substrate-binding protein, giving the protein MSTGLAQQRVVNVICSVTQNWCEALGPAFKQASGIDVRIVSVSTNEALARLRAEQANPTFDVWFGGTGDPHYEAFKDAITEWYRVKAYNDLSPTMKAAIGTTYIPLYQGILGFGINPKVLQDRGAPIPRCWKDLANPAYRGLIQVSNPNTSGTAYTQIATLVQIFGEEEAFNLMKAYHRNVAEYTRSGVAPRIALGRGEIGIGIQFMHDLVEFKKQGFPIEIVAPCEGTGYEIGGLSLVRGAKNKANGQAFMDWAVSPEGQQVGFRAGIFSLPSNTKTPLIEGIPNPKDFKLINYDAKKFGDPDLRQRLIARWTREVFPLPRR
- a CDS encoding iron ABC transporter permease, with amino-acid sequence MALIGTTGRGHASGRSPAWIAGLVALVSLLVLPWGRTDRSLMEFGQNLLVINQAPALGGLLLAIAFVLTALSLLHLPLVQRGYALVGLGGAGFLAGVGWLVATSVPFGVGALLALAALVVMVGIGLSESGIIQNDPFVTSSILLCSLFVLLFIAYPLFTVLRESVLVKGVFTLNKIQSVLTSPLFISIENPYTDHSEQRLVNLTTLALGLLGAGLAARGDFRGPRVLIGLGVGLVLGWIAGAGIFGGGAFPTSLYLALIVAPITTALGLVFALLEQRSRAAWVRRSLAVVSMLPLITPPFVFAFALIYWLGRSGIITSDLLGLKTSFLFGINGVAIAQIFAFTPVAFLILRGSVQGLNAALEEASATLRAHPWHTFRNVTWPLLRPGLAAAFLLTIIESLADFGNPMLLGGDRNFLATEVFLALTGRYDPNEAAVYGTVLLCLVLAIFGLQRLWLGNTSFVTVTGKPGAGNFSPLPVWLERTLQTILGLWGLAVVLLYFSIFFGSFVQIWGINNSFTFKHYVDLTNLGLPVLLKTAQLAFISAIIATLVGFLIAYLVSRQQFWGRGLLEVGSMLSFATPGTVMGVAYILAFNTGPWLLTGTGIIIVLALVFRNMPAAVRGVISGLSQIDKSLEEASTLLRAPSSTTLRRVLIPLLIPQLLAGMVFAFVRGMTAISQIIFLISPGNALATVLMLRWIEQGDLGRGAAMATVMIFGLLTVILILFAVSRRLGRGASLETAV
- a CDS encoding ABC transporter ATP-binding protein, with amino-acid sequence MQQAVSVKLEGIVKKFGKVTAVEKVDLELPAGKLITLLGPSGCGKTTILRMVAGLERPTEGRILFGGEDVTRLPAYLRDITMMFQSYALFPHMNVYQNIAYGLQVTRRPQQEIRERVAEVVRQVGLTGLEERPVAALSGGQQQRVALARSLVMQPRVLLFDEPLSNLDAKLRKRVREEIRDLQQQLGITSLYVTHDQEEAMAISDLVVLMNKGVIEQQGDPRTLYTKPKSRFAADFIGRANFLEGKYQGGYVEVAGYRQSYQQEGISGKVTVMVRPEALRVYREGEGLEGTMHQVSFLGSSTEFSVDTPVGRLEGVVAGDAPELPGRGERVKVQFAPQGMFLLPA
- a CDS encoding choice-of-anchor Q domain-containing protein, with the protein product MKFGNLSLLGTLLVFLAACGDPGGGTGGGATAGFGISLSSASLTAAPGGSATTLITVTPQNGFTGAVSLSLVNSSGATVSGITLSPASVNVTGSNSVNQDLTVSVGTGVAPNTYNLKVRATGGGKTQEANLTLTVQSGPSFTISLNPTSLTATQGESKTTQLTLTPQNGFSGEVTLSLVNPPVGVTVSPTSLTVGSSNLQQNLTIATTAATPVGQHTLTLKAASGSIQPTATLTLVVNQATVFNVNTTADTIDADPGNGTCADANGNCSLRAAVMEANALSAPVIINLPAGTYTLTRTSSVDEQSDDLDLNSNITLRGADRDTTILDGNNFTGLIEVYPGKTVVLENLTGQNSNTAVSNYRGTLTLRNMVLRNNGSGLDNGGSTTLTNVIVYRNRDVGIYNATVSRLTLTNVIVSENGGVGVRSGGWGGAILTLTNAIVSWNGGAGVENWGSTATLTNVTVSGNGGTGIYSFDFSFGGATLTLFNVTVSGNIGMGVDNTGTAILTNTTVSGNQGGGIHNSGTATLTNVTVSGNSTTDSYGGGGIYNSGTLNVAFSTITGNTAPRGGGLRADGTVKLKGVILAGNTATGGTGPECEGSLTSSGYNLIKSNADCSFTRDSTDILNQDPSLGALANNGGPVQTHLPNPGSPVLDKIPAANCVDLNGNAVAADARGVSRPQNGSCDIGAAEKN